GAGGTGCGCCAGCACCCGAACCGCAAGGAAAGCCCGCAAGCCGACTCCGACACACTTGCCCAGGAGGAGGCGTCGAGCCCGTGGCTCAACGCGATTTTCGGCGTCCTCTTGTTCACCGCGGTCGTCCTCTTCTACTTCTGGGCTCGCGCGCAGATCGGCCCGGGCAACCACACCATCCTTCTCATTGTCACGATCCTCCTCGGCATTTTCATGGCGTTCAATATTGGCGGCAACGACGTCGCCAACTCCTTCGGCACGTCCGTCGGCGCCGGCACGCTGTCGTTGCGCCAGGCACTGCTCGTCGCCGCGGTATTTGAGGTAGGGGGCGCAGTCCTCGCCGGAGGTGAGGTGACGGAAACTGTCAAATCGGGCATTGTCGACCTCAACGGCGTGAACATCCAGCCGATGGATTTCGCTTACGTCATGATGTCCGCGCTGCTGGGCGCGGCTGTCTGGCTGCTGCTCGCAACCCGTCTCGGCTGGCCCGTCTCAACGACGCACGCGATCGTCGGCGCGATCGTCGGCGGCGCGATCACGCTCGGCTACCTCACCGACATCACCGGTGACAAATCGCCGTGGAGCATGGTGCAGTGGGACGAGATTGTCAAGATCGTCATCAGCTGGTTCCTTTCTCCCCTGCTCGGGGGCATTGTCGCGTACCTGCTGTACCGCCTCATCCGAGACTCGATCTTGGTCTACAACGACCGCGCCGAGCACCGCCTGGAGGATCTGCGGGAAAAGCGCAACCGGCACCGCCGGGCTTTCCGCGACGAGTTCGCGGGGCTTCCGGAATCCGAGCAGATCCGGGTCAACGGGGCGATGGCCCGCGACGCCGTGACGTCGACAAGCGATGACATCGAGCTCGAAGACCTCGAATCCGACTACTACCGCGACCTCTACAGGATCAACGAAGAGGCCGAGGACATCGACGCCCACCGGGCTCTGGTCCGGTTCGTCCCGCTCGTCGCGATGGTCGGCGCCGGCATCATCACCGCCATGATGCTGTTCAAGGGCCTGAGCAACACGGGTATCAGCCTCGACAGCCTCGGCACATTCCTCATCATCTTGATGGTGTCGGCTGCGGTGTGGATGGCCGTGTACATCTTCGCCCGTTCGATGCGCGACACCAGCCTGCAGCGCTCCACGTTCGTCCTTTTCTCCTGGATGCAGGTCTTCACCGCCTCAGCCTTCGCTTTCTCACACGGGTCAAATGACATCGCGAACGCGGTCGGCCCCTTCGCCGCAGTGATCGACGTGTTAAAAGAGGGCAAGATTATCGACGAAGCCCCGGTGCCGACCGCACTCCTCGTCACCGCCGGAGTGGGCCTCGTGGTTGGCCTGTGGTTTGTCGGCCGCCACGTCATCACGACGGTGGGCACCAACCTCACCGAGATTCACCCGGCGTCGGGCTTCGCCGCCGAACTGTCCGCCGCCGCGGTGGTGATGAGCGCCTCACTTCTCGGCCTGCCTGTTTCCTCGACGCACATTCTCATCGGCGCCGTCCTCGGCGTGGGCCTGGTCAACCGCAACGCCAACTGGGGGCTCATGCGGCAGATCGGCGTGGCCTGGGTCATCACCGTTCCCGTCGCCGCCGTCTTCGGCGCCGTTGGGCTGATGGGAATCAGGGCAATCTTCGGCTAACCCATCATTGCCTGCAGAAGCGAGTCCTGGCAGAAGGCCAGCCAATCCAGCAGGGTCTCGCGATCCTGCACCTGGGACTCGCCTCCGCGGTCGTCCTCGGAGACGTACAGGCGCATGTCATTGAGTGCGGCGATGAAACGGTGCGCCTCGTCCTCGTCGATCGAGACGTCGACGCCGCCCGTCGGTCCTAAGGCCTCGTTGATCACCTGCAGGTTCATCAGCTTCGCCTTGATGATGTCGTTCTCGTGCAGGCTGCGCAGCAGGCCGTTGTCGCCCTCAAACTCCTCGTCGCCCTCCATTTCGAAGTCGGGCAAGAGGCGGCGCAGCTTCGGATCTTCCGGCGCCTCCGAGTGGCCCGACGACAACCCCATCATCTCGGCGAACTCGTCTTTCGGCGCGGACTGAGCGCGGGCGATGAGCGCCTCCGACACCGTCGCGGTGAGGTCCCCGATGACCTCGCGCTCGAGCGGGTCGAACCGGGTGCTGAACTTGGCGCCCGAGCGCATCAGGCCCTTCTTGCGCTTCCACTGCTCCATAAGACCCCCCTTACCCGGCCTGCTGCATCGTGGCCCACAACCCGGCCGTGTGCAACTTCTTCACATCGCCTTCGACCTTGTCCTTCTCACCCGAGGACACGACGGCCTTGCCCTCCGTGTGGACCTGCATCATCAGCTCGTTGGCGCGCTTTCGGTCATAGCCCAGCACGGTCTGGAAAACGTAGGCAACGTAGCTCATCAGGTTGACCGGGTCATCCCACACAATGCACATCCACGGCAGGTTCTCGCTCACGACGACATCGACGTCGAGCTGCTCGTCGAGTTCCGGGGTCGCCATCGGCGATCCCATCGCTTTCGGATGTGGCGAGCCTGAACAAATCATGCCGACAACTTT
This window of the Corynebacterium qintianiae genome carries:
- the clpS gene encoding ATP-dependent Clp protease adapter ClpS, whose amino-acid sequence is MATPELDEQLDVDVVVSENLPWMCIVWDDPVNLMSYVAYVFQTVLGYDRKRANELMMQVHTEGKAVVSSGEKDKVEGDVKKLHTAGLWATMQQAG
- a CDS encoding inorganic phosphate transporter translates to MTQNVTEVRQHPNRKESPQADSDTLAQEEASSPWLNAIFGVLLFTAVVLFYFWARAQIGPGNHTILLIVTILLGIFMAFNIGGNDVANSFGTSVGAGTLSLRQALLVAAVFEVGGAVLAGGEVTETVKSGIVDLNGVNIQPMDFAYVMMSALLGAAVWLLLATRLGWPVSTTHAIVGAIVGGAITLGYLTDITGDKSPWSMVQWDEIVKIVISWFLSPLLGGIVAYLLYRLIRDSILVYNDRAEHRLEDLREKRNRHRRAFRDEFAGLPESEQIRVNGAMARDAVTSTSDDIELEDLESDYYRDLYRINEEAEDIDAHRALVRFVPLVAMVGAGIITAMMLFKGLSNTGISLDSLGTFLIILMVSAAVWMAVYIFARSMRDTSLQRSTFVLFSWMQVFTASAFAFSHGSNDIANAVGPFAAVIDVLKEGKIIDEAPVPTALLVTAGVGLVVGLWFVGRHVITTVGTNLTEIHPASGFAAELSAAAVVMSASLLGLPVSSTHILIGAVLGVGLVNRNANWGLMRQIGVAWVITVPVAAVFGAVGLMGIRAIFG
- a CDS encoding DUF2017 domain-containing protein, whose amino-acid sequence is MEQWKRKKGLMRSGAKFSTRFDPLEREVIGDLTATVSEALIARAQSAPKDEFAEMMGLSSGHSEAPEDPKLRRLLPDFEMEGDEEFEGDNGLLRSLHENDIIKAKLMNLQVINEALGPTGGVDVSIDEDEAHRFIAALNDMRLYVSEDDRGGESQVQDRETLLDWLAFCQDSLLQAMMG